Below is a genomic region from Balaenoptera acutorostrata chromosome 9, mBalAcu1.1, whole genome shotgun sequence.
TATAACAGCTTAGTCTCAgcaatagttttgttttgtttcagcaGTGGTTTTTGGATAAAGCAGTAAAATTCTCTTACTTGCTAAATACCTGTAGTAAGTAGTGATAGTATATACAGAGGAAAGAAATGTAGTCTTTGCTTATATATTTAATAGATGGGTGGTGGTTAATGGAGATGGCAAGCAGCCAGGGAAAGTCTTAGGGTGCTAAGAATTAAGAAGAGAGAGCCAATATGGAGGTGGAGATACCTTTGGGAAGGCTTAGATGCCTCCTCCTCAAAGGGAGCCTGTTAACCCCTCTCTTACTTCCTGCAGTCCTACATAGTTTCTGGAAAGGACTACCCTCGTGTGGAGTTGGACACCCACGGTTGTGGCCTGCGCTGCTCAGCCCTAAGCGACCCTTCTCAGGACCTGCAGTTCATAGTGGCGGGGGATGAATGTGTCTACTTGTACCAGCCTGATGAACGGGGGCCCTGCTTCGCCTTTGAGGGCCATAAACTCATTGCTCACTGGTTTAGAGGCTACCTTGTCATTGTCTCCCGTGACCGGAAGGTTTCTCCCAAGTAAGGACTCCACGGAGAAGCAAAAGGGAGAGGGCTGAACTTGTTCCCCAGAATTAACCTGATTTTAAACTCCTAATGCCTGGATCCTGTCAATCTCCTATTTGGTTTTAGGTAGATTGTGCTTACACCTAGACTCAgttataatgtttttttttttgctgaaaagTGTGTGATTTTGCTGCAGACATTTGCTGAGCAGCCCTGATGCGCTAGAATGCTCCAGGGAATTTGGGGCCTGGTATTGGGATTTTTACTCCTTGGTCAAAATGAATTGGGTAGAGGAACAAGGGACTGAgtagtggagaaattggaaagttCTGGGAGATGCAAGACAGGGCGTTTTTTCCTCTGAGCCGCCAGAAAGGGCGATGGGGTCTTCAGCGTGATGCAAGTGATCCTTGTCAGATGTTAGTTTTCATTCATTACTAAGCTCAGTGGCCTACATGCACCAGGCactaattatttgttaaataatggATGTTGGAATGTAGTTAATTTTTCAATGTGTTGCCTGTATTAATTATAGGATCCTAAAGGGTAAGACCAGGTCTGTATGTTCTCTTCCTACAACTGCCAGCGCCATGCTAAATGTCACAGGATGAGCTGCTAGAGGGGCCAAAGCGGTGTCTTGTTCTGGGTGGAATGGGCAGCACCAAAGTTgtcatgggaaaggaaatcgaGGGGAGCTGAGACAGAGGTGGTACAAATATCTGGGTCTTTCTCTTTCCCACACAGGTCAGAGTTTACCAGCAGGGACTCCCAGAGCTCCGACAAGCAGATTCTCAACATCTATGACCTGTGCAACAAGTTCATAGCCTATAGCACCGTCTTTGAGGATGTAGTGGATGTGCTTGCTGAGTGGGGCTCCCTGTACGTGCTGACGCGGGATGGGCGGGTCCACGCACTGCAGGAGAAGGACACACAGACCAAACTGGAGGCAAGGCCACCAGATTCCCAGAGCTGGCCGTGGGCACCCAGACGCAGCTCTAGGAACAGGCTCCCCAAGTCCCTTGGCCAGGGTGTTTCCTTCCCTTTGGGTCACTTACTCAGCTCCCTTAGGGTAGGATTACAAGGCCAGTGGCCTGGGATGAGGCCTTAGAGGGAAGCAGTGGCTGGGAGCCTGAACCCACTCTCAGGGTCCACTCTGCCTGCCTGCAGAGAACCTTGTGAGGCGAGCTGATGTTGCTCTTGGGGGTATCTGAGAGGTCTCACCCTGTCGTAAGATCTAGGCTGATCGGGGCTTCACAACTGTCTGCCTTGTGTGTTGTGGGTGCGTTCTGGGAAGGTGTCTTCTCAGGACTGCTTCTTCcagttttctaatttctctttccttccagatGCTGTTTAAGAAGAACCTATTCGAGATGGCGATTAATCTGGCTAAGAGCCAGCATCTGGACAGTGATGGGTTGGCCCAGATCTTCATGCAGTATGGGGACCATCTCTACAGCAAGGGCAACCATGATGGGGCTGTCCAGCAGTATATCCGGTCAGTCTGGAGGCGCTTTAGGATATAGCTGTGAATGCAGGGACAGGCAGCCAGATAGGCTAAAACCTGCGCTTGGGGAAGGAGGGTGGACTCTACTGTGAACCGTCTTTTTCTCCTCCAGAAACTGTGATGCCTCAAGTGAGAAGACAGTATACCTTATTGGAAAGGGAATGTTTTGGGTCAAATATTACATGACCAGCATGCAGTTGAGCTGATGAGTATCTGTTATTTTAGATGTTAACTTGACCTTTGTTAATACTCATTTTGATAAGATTCTTTAAAGGGAAAAGGGTATTCATCTCTTGCTTCCACACTTTCTTCCCTCAATACTAATTCTTAAATTAATAAGGGGTCTTAAGAACCTGTCTAGGCTCTTTCCCAACCTCTCTTGAATTCCTGTTTTCAGCCAAGTTTAAGAAACAGTGCTGTGGAGCCTTGCTACTCATGTGGTCCATGGTCTAGTAGAATCGATATTGCCTGGGATTTTGTTAGAattgcagaatctcaggccttaCTCCAGACGTGCTGAaacagaatttgcattttaagaagATCTTCAAGTGATTCCTATGCACATGAAAGTTTGAGAAGTACGCTGATGCATATGTCTCCCTAGAACCATTGGAAAGTTGGAGCCATCGTATGTAATCCGCAAGTTCCTGGATGCCCAGCGCATCCACAACCTGACAGCTTACCTGCAGACCCTGCACCGGCAGTCCCTGGCCAATGCCGACCACACCACCCTACTGCTCAACTGCTACACAAAGCTCAAGGACAGCTCGAAGCTGGAGGAATTCATCAAGGTGCAGGGTGGTGTTGGCGGGGGATTCTGTGAGGGCCCCACTGAGCATGAGGGGCTCCACCAGGGCTGCAGGGACAGGGAAGAGCTGACCTTATTTGGGGACCAGAGTCCTCTGGTCTATAAACTAGGAAGAGGAATAGCCTTTTTTGcgagttttcttctgttttctctcttggttttttttttttctttttggctgtacTGCGTGGCTTGCCagatcttagttctcccaccagggatcaaacccggacccccggcagtggaagcgcagagtcctaaccactggaccgccagggaattcccacccctCTTGTTTTTTGATGCCAGAACTTCTCGTGGTATCTaagcccagggaagccctgtgttccCGGACGAGTCCCTCTAATAGTAGAGGCAGAGGAAGACTTTTGGAGAGGCAGGATTACAGTGCTTTAAAAGCATCAACtttaggacttctctggtggtccagtggttaagactccacgcttccactgcaggggacacgggttcgatccctgggtggggaactaagattctgcatgctgctCAGtgctgccaaaaaagaaaaaaaaaacatcaactTTTTTATTGCCTTAAGAATCTGGTCTTAGAATCAGATgcatatttcctttcctttccccaacCACAACCTCTCTATGACTGGTTTTGTCTGATATCTCCCTGGCAGACAAAGAGTGAGAGTGAAGTCCACTTTGATGTGGAGACGGCCATCAAGGTCCTCCGGCAGGCTGGCTACTACTCCCATGCCCTCTATTTGGCTGAGAACCACGCACATCACGAGTGGTACTTGAAGATCCAGCTAGAGGACATCAAGGTAGCTGAGCCTCTTGACACGGGCAGGACCCTGTTCGTTTTCTAGGACATCCCTGGGATGCTGAAAGTGCTTCCCGGTGGGTGAGGCAGGAGCACGTGCTTATTCTGCCCTTTCCCTCTCCACAGAATTATCAGGAAGCCCTTCGATACATCGGCAAGCTGCCTTTTGAGCAGGCAGAGAGCAACATGAAACGCTACGGCAAGATCCTCATGCACCATATACCAGAGCAGACGACCGAGTTGCTGAAGGGACTTTGTACCGACTATCGGCCCAACCTTGAAGGCCGAGGCGATAGGGAGGCTCCAGGCTGCAGGGTGAGGCCTCAGGGAGAATGGCTTTTGGACAGCAGGGATCACCTTAGCAGCCCAAGTACCGAGCCCACTCACTCGGCCACCTCTCCTCCCTTGCCGTCCTAGGCCAACTCAGAGGAGTTCATCCCCATCTTTGCCAACAACCCGCGGGAGCTGAAAGCTTTCCTAGAGCACATGAGTGAGGTGCAGCCTGACTCCCCGCAGGGCATCTATGACACACTCCTTGAGCTGCGACTCCAGAACTGGGCTCACGAGGAGGAGCCGCAGGTGAGACCTGGCAAAGCGGCCGGAGGCGCTGGAGAAAAAActgcttccatttctttcctggTTGCCTCTTGCTGCTTTCTTTAGACCAATAACACCTCACCCTTGGGGGCTAAATGGTCCCCCGTGAAGAGGAAATTGGACTGAGGGGAAGAGATAGTTGACTTGCCTGGTCCTAAGAGGCCTTGTCGTTTTTCTCTGGTGTCCAGCAGCTCTACCCTCCTCTTTTAGGTCAAAGAGAAGCTTCACGCAGAGGCCATCTCCCTACTGAAGAGTGGTCGCTTCTGTGATGTCTTTGACAAGGCCCTGGTCCTCTGCCAGATGCACGACTTCCAGGATGGGGTCCTTTACCTCTATGAGCAGGGGAAACTGTAAGAGTCTGGGGAATCTCAGGGAAGGGGAACGTAGCCGAGTCCCTTGTGGGGGACAGCTGCTGACGTGTGCCTTCCCCGGCCGCAGGTTCCAACAGATCATGCACTATCACATGCAGCATGAGCAGTACCGGCAGGTGATCACCGTGTGCGAGCGCCACGGGGAGCAGGAGCCCTCCCTGTGGGAACAGGCACTCAGCTACTTCGCCCGCAAGGAGGAGGACTGCAAGGAGTACGTGGCGGCCGTGCTTAAGCACATCGAGAGCAAGAACCTCATGCCACCTCTTCTAGGTACTGcggaggatggggagggtggcTGGGTGCAGGCTGCCGACAGTCGGGCTCGGGCAGGGGCCCTTCAGTTCTATCCGGAGGGCTGCTTGGTTCACGGTCTTGTTTCCTCCCGGACCCCCATCTCAGTGGTGCAGACCCTGGCCCACAACTCCACGGCCACCCTGTCTGTCATCCGGGACTACCTGGTCCAAAAACTGCAGAAGCAGAGCCAGCAGATCGCGCAGGATGAGCTCCGGGTGCGGCGCTACCGAGAGGAGACCACCCGTATCCGCCAGGAGATCCAGGAGCTGAAGGCGAGGTACTTGGCATCCAGAATTGTGGAGGTGTCCGGAGATAACACTCTTCTTCACAGGGTGTCATTTTTCAAAGACAGAGGATTGTATGGAGTGTGTTTGAGCATTTCATTCTTGAAGATCTGAGTTGATGGAGGAATTCCAAAGAATGATTTACTATGTAGAACGTGATTTATTGGGCTTTGGAGGATATTATCTTGTAGCAGGTACTTTTGGGTTGGATGGACCTGCTGGGAGGGTGCTGAGACTCCCTGCAGGCCCAGCGTGGGGTCCTCCTGTGACCCCCTTTAGGTGGTAAGAAGAGCAGGGCCTCGTAGTTCCTTAACGGggacctctgtctcctcattgcCTCCAACTGCCTTCTCTCTCCACATGGTTCCTGGCCCTGCCCTCACTTTTTACCACTCTTTTCTGGTCTCCCTTGCGTGTAGTCCGAAGATTTTCCAGAAGACCAAGTGCAGCATCTGTAACAGTGCCTTGGAGTTGCCCTCAGTCCACTTTCTCTGCGGCCACTCCTTCCACCAGCACTGCTTTGAGAGTTACTCAGAAAGTGATGCTGACTGCCCCACCTGCCTCCCTGAAAACCGCAAGGTCATGGATATGATTCGGGCCCAGGAACAGAAGCGAGATCTCCATGATCAGTTCCAGCACCAGGTGGGGATGACGTGACTCCCCCGCCCCCAGGGAGGTGGTGAGCGCTGGGGGCTGgtgttcttttctcctcctcctgtgggtttttttttttttaaacattttttatttctttaatgtatctattttatttatttatttttggctgcatcgggtcttcgttgctgtgcgcaggctttctctagttgcggcgagcgggggctactcttcattgcggtgcgcgggcttctcattgcggtggcttctcttttttttttaaagagatggaaTGAGGTGTTCTGTCTTAttttgatggattgattgatttttggctgcgttgggtcttcgttgctgtgcgcgggctttttatctagttgcgttgagcgggggctactcttcgttgcggtgcgtgggcttcttattgcggtggcttctcttgttgcggagcacgggctctaggcgcgcgggcttcagtagttgtggcacgcgggctcagtagttgtggcttacgggctctagagcgcagtctcagtagttgtggcgcatgggcttagttgctctgaggcatgtgggatcttcccagaccagggcttgaaaccatgtcccctgcacagacaggcggattcttaagcggtggcctctcttattgtggagcgtgggctctaggtgtgcgggcttcagtagttgtggctcgcgggctttagagcacaggctcagtagttgtggcgcacaggcttagttgctctgcggcatgtgggatcttcccggaccagggctcgaacctgtgtcccctgcattagcaggcagattcttaactgctgtgccaccagggaagcccgtcctGTGGGTTTTTGACTCGCAACTCTTCTCTTTCCCTGCAGCTCAAGTGCTCCAATGACAGCTTCTCTGTGATTGCTGACTACTTTGGCCGAGGTGTTTTCAACAAATTGACTCTGCTGACCGACCCGCCCACAGCCCGACTGACTGCGAGCCTGGAGGCCGGGCTGCAGAGGGACTTGCTCATACACGCCAGGAGGGGCACTTAAGCGGCTAGTGGGAGGGGTGTGATGGTGGAGGCCCAGCAGCAGGGACACAGGGGGACAGAGACAGGGCTGTTGCACAGGAGTTAGGCAGACATGCCCAGGACTCTGCTCTCATCTGATGCCATAGCCCTCAGGACTTAAGGGGACTTTCTTTTCCTGCCTCCTTCTTCGGCCAACCTGCCATTTCTCCTGTTGACTTTTTGAGCAGTGTAGATCATTCCAGACCAGAGGGGGAGGGCACCTCAGCAACCTCAGAGTCTGGACAATAGCGGCTTTATTCTCTATCCAAGAGCACCAGGCTGTGCTTGGGTCCTGGCTCCCAGAGTCtataaataaaagcatataaTGATTTCGGGGTTGAAGGATTTATTCTGGGGACTTCCTGGTGATTCTTAACTGTGCAAAATGTACttctttccctctgctctccTAGAGCTCCCCTTCGCTTCCTACAGAGTTCCTTAAAGATGATGTTGACGAGACTTCATTCCAGTAATGAGTGGGGCCTATGGCATCTAGTAGAGTTCAGTTGAAGAACCTCTGCAAAGGCCTGAGGCCTGAGCCCCAAGAGCAGCCCGGACTGAGGACTCGGCTCTATAGTGTGGCTGGTCTCTGTGGCTCTTGTATGGACAGAGTATTCAAGCTGCAGGCAGATTGTGGTGGGGAGCCTTGGGCTTTCAAGCCTGCCTTCATAATGGGTGGGTTGGTGTCTCGCTGTATTCAGTACCAGATGATAAGCAGGATAAAAGGGCCTTTATTGAAACATTTTGTTCCCCCTTCGAAGTTGTCAGCTGAAGTTTGTGTTGCTAAGTGTCTGCGTGTAATTGGGGTTACACTGCCCGTTGGAAAATTGCTCCTATGGGGTTGTTTAATTAAAAGAAGTAACTTAGACATTGTGGTTTAGGTAGTATTTAGAAGAGGCGGATAGAGTACACTACATTGGTAGCAGCTAAGAATACAGACTTTGGATCAGCTGCCCTGAGCTTGATTCTTAGTTTCACTTAGGGCAACTCTGaaccttctctgaacctcagtttcttcgtctGTACATGAGGAATTACAACATCTTTCTAGTACGGCTGTTATGAAAGTCAAAGGAGCCAATCAATGGATGTGTCACTGGTCCCCAAGAGGTCAGTGACCCCCCTCAGTGGGTCCTTTGCCTGGAGTTGCAAATTCCAGTGAAACAAAACCATGTTCGGTATAGCAGAGCAGAAACTATTCATTGATCAAGGAATGGAGAAGGGAGAGCACATGCTCTAAAGACACCTTCTCCCCCAAGGGAGGGCAGTAAGAGAATTTAAGGGATAGGAGGCAGACATGTCATCAGGGCTCTAGGAAAGGGGCAGAGATTTCGGGGGGCGGGGAGCTGGGGCATCACAGTCTTCCACACGGCAGGAATTGCGCCTAGCGGAGTACAGATATCCCCCTTGGGCGGGGATCTTGGCATGGTAATGAAGCAAAGGTAGCTTTAGGACACCAGCAGGTCCTGTGGTCAAGTCAGAGCTGGTTCGGGGCTGTTGACCACTGCATATCTCTTAAAGCTCAGTTGCAAAACATCTCTGGCGAATACCAGGTGCTTTTGAAACACATGGAGTTAAGCCTGGAATCTTATAGCCCTCGGGCTGGTATGGATGACAGGTGTCCAGTTTTTTGAAAGTGGTTAATACGTGGTTATTAGTACTG
It encodes:
- the VPS11 gene encoding vacuolar protein sorting-associated protein 11 homolog isoform X2; protein product: MEGQIWFLPRSLQLTGFQAYKLRVTHLYQLKQHNILASVGEDEEGINPLVKIWNLEKRDGGNPLCTRIFPAIPGAEPTVVSCLTVHENLNFMAIGFTDGSVTLNKGDITRDRHSKTQILHKGNYPVTGLAFRQAGKTTHLFVVTTENVQSYIVSGKDYPRVELDTHGCGLRCSALSDPSQDLQFIVAGDECVYLYQPDERGPCFAFEGHKLIAHWFRGYLVIVSRDRKVSPKSEFTSRDSQSSDKQILNIYDLCNKFIAYSTVFEDVVDVLAEWGSLYVLTRDGRVHALQEKDTQTKLEMLFKKNLFEMAINLAKSQHLDSDGLAQIFMQYGDHLYSKGNHDGAVQQYIRTIGKLEPSYVIRKFLDAQRIHNLTAYLQTLHRQSLANADHTTLLLNCYTKLKDSSKLEEFIKTKSESEVHFDVETAIKVLRQAGYYSHALYLAENHAHHEWYLKIQLEDIKNYQEALRYIGKLPFEQAESNMKRYGKILMHHIPEQTTELLKGLCTDYRPNLEGRGDREAPGCRANSEEFIPIFANNPRELKAFLEHMSEVQPDSPQGIYDTLLELRLQNWAHEEEPQVKEKLHAEAISLLKSGRFCDVFDKALVLCQMHDFQDGVLYLYEQGKLFQQIMHYHMQHEQYRQVITVCERHGEQEPSLWEQALSYFARKEEDCKEYVAAVLKHIESKNLMPPLLVVQTLAHNSTATLSVIRDYLVQKLQKQSQQIAQDELRVRRYREETTRIRQEIQELKASPKIFQKTKCSICNSALELPSVHFLCGHSFHQHCFESYSESDADCPTCLPENRKVMDMIRAQEQKRDLHDQFQHQLKCSNDSFSVIADYFGRGVFNKLTLLTDPPTARLTASLEAGLQRDLLIHARRGT
- the VPS11 gene encoding vacuolar protein sorting-associated protein 11 homolog isoform X1, which translates into the protein MAAYLQWRRFVFFDKELVKEPLGNDGAAPGAAPASGPSASKFLCLPPGITVCDSGRGSLVFGDMEGQIWFLPRSLQLTGFQAYKLRVTHLYQLKQHNILASVGEDEEGINPLVKIWNLEKRDGGNPLCTRIFPAIPGAEPTVVSCLTVHENLNFMAIGFTDGSVTLNKGDITRDRHSKTQILHKGNYPVTGLAFRQAGKTTHLFVVTTENVQSYIVSGKDYPRVELDTHGCGLRCSALSDPSQDLQFIVAGDECVYLYQPDERGPCFAFEGHKLIAHWFRGYLVIVSRDRKVSPKSEFTSRDSQSSDKQILNIYDLCNKFIAYSTVFEDVVDVLAEWGSLYVLTRDGRVHALQEKDTQTKLEMLFKKNLFEMAINLAKSQHLDSDGLAQIFMQYGDHLYSKGNHDGAVQQYIRTIGKLEPSYVIRKFLDAQRIHNLTAYLQTLHRQSLANADHTTLLLNCYTKLKDSSKLEEFIKTKSESEVHFDVETAIKVLRQAGYYSHALYLAENHAHHEWYLKIQLEDIKNYQEALRYIGKLPFEQAESNMKRYGKILMHHIPEQTTELLKGLCTDYRPNLEGRGDREAPGCRANSEEFIPIFANNPRELKAFLEHMSEVQPDSPQGIYDTLLELRLQNWAHEEEPQVKEKLHAEAISLLKSGRFCDVFDKALVLCQMHDFQDGVLYLYEQGKLFQQIMHYHMQHEQYRQVITVCERHGEQEPSLWEQALSYFARKEEDCKEYVAAVLKHIESKNLMPPLLVVQTLAHNSTATLSVIRDYLVQKLQKQSQQIAQDELRVRRYREETTRIRQEIQELKASPKIFQKTKCSICNSALELPSVHFLCGHSFHQHCFESYSESDADCPTCLPENRKVMDMIRAQEQKRDLHDQFQHQLKCSNDSFSVIADYFGRGVFNKLTLLTDPPTARLTASLEAGLQRDLLIHARRGT